AGTCTTCGGCCAGCACTGCGGATTCCTGCATGCGTTCCCAGAGCAGCCGGACTTCCTGTTCCTGACGTTTGGCCTCTTCCATGGCCTTGCGGGCGTTTTCCGCCTGCTGCTGTGCTTCGATGCGTTGTTCGCGCACATCTTCCAGCTTGAGTTTGAGTTGTTCGACCATTGTGCTGATGTCGTTTCTCAGCATGTCGAATTCCTTGGAGAACTTGCCATCCGCGCTGGAGTCGAGGTCTCCGGTGGAAACCGCATGGGAATATTCGGTCAGTACCTTGAGCGGCTTGGTCACGCCAAAGAAGACCCAGAGAGAAATGATGCCAAGAATCGCGGCCACCGCCACTTCAATGCCCACGATCCAGTAGTCGACCATGTTCTGGATACGTTCTTCTTCCGCCTGGAAATGATCGCGCAGCGCCTTGACCGCGGGTTCGAGCTTGCGGCCGTTCTCGATGAACTGCTGCACGAAACTGGTTGCTTGCGTCTTGGCCTGCACCAGTTCCCGGAAGGCATCGTAATACGCGGTCAGCGTGGCCTTGAGGTCGAGCTTGGTCCCCTCGGGCAGGATCATGTCATCCACGAGTCCGACAAGGCGGTTGTATTCCTTGTTGGTCTTGTCCACATAGACCTGCGTGCCGCGGATCAGGTAGTTTTTTTCGTGGCGGCGGACCTGAAGCAGGGCGATGAGCGCCTCTTCCTTGTCCAGCGCCTTGAGCTTGCGTTCCATTGCTCTGGCCGCGCCGATGAACACCGCGCGCAATCCGTCGGACTCGGTGAGCCCCACCTTGCGTTCGATGTTGACCACGCGGGTGAAGCTTATTCCGTATGCTTCAAGGGATTTGGCTATGATTTCCCGATCCCTGGCCGTGGCATTGGTGTCACCTGCTCCCGCAATGTAATTGAGCGAAGCCTTGGCATTGCCCAGAGCGGACTGGAACCGGGTTGCGTATTCCTCGTCCCTGCGGAGCAGGAAGTTCTTTTCCTGTCGTCTGCATTGCAGCACCGCGAGGTTGCAGGACTCGGAAGCCGTCTGTAGGCATTGAATTCGGCGTGTCTCGGTTTTTCCCACGATGTTTGCGAGAAAAACAAGGACAAAGCCGGCAATGGACACTGAGAGCAACAAGATGAGCTTTGATCTTACGGACATACCTGCAGTCCTCCCTGTCGGATCATGATGGTTCCGGTTGCGATCAAATCCTTGAGCGCATCACACACATTCCTGTCAAAGGCCGTTCCTCGCATTCCCATGACCGTGTCCAGAGCCAGTTCGAGCCCCAGCGCGGGCCGGTACGGCCTGTGCGAGGACATGGCCTCCAGCACGTCGGCCACGGCAATGATCCGTGCGCCGATGCACAGGTCCTCGCCCATGACTCCGTTCGGATAGCCGCTACCGTCCAGACGTTCATGGTGCTGGTGGATGATCTGGCCCACCGGCCAGGGAAAGGGGATGTTCTTGGTTATGTCGAGGCCGGTTTCCGGGTGATCCCGGACAAGGGCCATTTCACTGGGGGACAACCGGCCGGGTTTGTTCAGGATGGCCATGGGAATGCGAATCTTCCCGATATCGTGCAGCAGTCCGGCCATTCTGATGGCCTGAATGTCGTTTCTGTCCAGTCCCATGCGCACGGCTATGGCCTGTGCACACATGGATACCCGAAGCTGATGACCCGCCGTGTACAGGTCGCGTTGTTCCAGCGTCGTGGACAGGGCCTTCACGGTTTCTTCCAGCAGGTTGTTGAGGCGGCCGTGGCTGTCCTTGAGTTCGTGTTCCACGCGTTTTCGTTCGGAAATGTCGCGGGAAATGGCGGACATGGCCTGAACATTGTCGCCCTGAAAAATGGGAGAGTAGGTGACGGAGACCGGGAATATTTCGCCGTTGCGCCGTTTTCGATAGGTCTCGAACCGGGAGGTTGACTCCCCGGCCGCACATTTGGCGAGGATGGCGGCCATCTCCTCCTTGCGGGAATCCGGAACCATCACGTAGACCGAATGCCCCAACAGTTCCGCGGAGGAGTAGCCGTAGATGGTTTCCGCACCCTTGTTGGCCGTACGGATCGTCGCGTCGTGATCAATGCTGATGATGGCGTCGTCCGTGGTGTTGATGATCGTGGCCAGCCGACTGCACTCCTCCAGAGCGCGTTTGCGTGTGGTCACGTCCGTAAGTACGGCGACTATGCCGCTTCTGCTCATGTTCGGGTCGGCCTTGGCCAGCCTGAACTTGAATTCGAGCGGCAGGGACTCGTCACCTTCAAGTGTCTTTTCAAATGTCATGGACGAGGCTCTGTTGTTTCTGAACCTGTCCAGTTCGTTCAAAATGCATGGGAGCAGCATTTTTTCCATGCGTTCAACCCCCTGTCCCGGAGACTCTGTTTCCTTGTCGGCAAAAGCCTGCATTGCGCGAACATTTGCATCGGCGATGCAGTTGTTCCGGGTGATGACGATTGCCGGTTGAGGAAGGTGCTTGAATAGCGTTCTGTATTCCATTTCTGTCATGCCGAATGCGGTCTCCGCACCGCTGTTGCAGTTTGTGCCCGGGGGGAAGGCGTTGTGATGCCGTGGACAAAGGCAAAATGCGTTCCAAGCGATATGCCGGATTTTATATGCTGATATGCTTGGATATAAATCCCGGCTGGGAAAACAACGATTTCTCTTGCCGGAAATGCCGGGAGACAACGGCGAGAAGCCGTAAGTCGCTTGCGCGTTCTTTTCGTGCTTTTTTCTCTCCCGCGCGTATGGATTGCGTGAATTTGGATGATGCAGGTGTGCCGGATGGCGGGACGTGGGCCTCCGGTGCTGCGCATTGCGAATACGGCATGTTATAAATGGAAAAATAAAGTCATGTTTTTTCGAGCTGTTATCAAGGGCCTGCCAAGAGCTTTTCCGAGGTGACTCGGGGCTGTCCATTTTTAGTGGATTGAGGCGGCCTGTTTGACCTTTTGCCTTTGCACGACGCTTGCGAATTCATGGCAAAAAGTTGCGCGATGTCCGTTTTGCGCTTTCCCCAAGCGTGCTGAATCCTTTGTTTCCCTAGTATTCCAGTCTGTTGTGGATTTTTCCGGGTGAGGACATGTTCCGAGGCCTGCCCGTCGATGAGGATTCCCAGCCCGATCCGCACATCGGTTCTGCCAGGTCCATTCTGGCACAAAGTCTGTTTTTGCATGAATAAATACAATAAAAACAGCTACTTTCATGTGGCATAGTGATTGCTTTGTATCCATGCATGAATGGAGGTTCAGCATCGCGTAATGGCACATGCGAATCAAATAAGTAATCCCCATAGAGATAGTAAAACAACGCATCAGAGAGTGTAGACATGGAAGCTATGAAGATAATGCTTGTGGATGATGAAGAAAGATTGCTTCAGACCACGAAAAAACTCTTCAACAAGATGGGGATTGAAGTCATTACCACCACAAACGGTGAAGAGGCTGTCGATCTCATAAACAAGGAAAACATTCATGTCGTTTTCATGGACATCAAGATGCCGGGAATCGACGGCATGGAGACACTCCGCAAGATAAAGAAGGAAAACCCGTTGGTCGAAGTCATTATCCTCACAGGCCATGCAACCATGGAATCGGCTGTGGAAGGATTGAAACTCGGCGCAATGGATTACCTTATAAAGCCCCTGAGCATGAAGAACTTTCTCGAGAAGGCTGAAGACGCGTTTGAAAAGGTCAAAAGGCAGAAGCAAAAAATCCTTAAGGCCTGCCGGACCGAGCTGCCGGTTGCGGGCAGGGACACGGAAAACACCGAGAGGAGGTAGCAATGTCGACGAACATAAAAGTTCTGATGGTCGACGACGAGGAGCGTTTTCGCACCACGACTGCGAAAATACTTGCCAGGAAGGGGTTCGAGACGATCCTCGCCGAAAGCGGCGAGCAGGCGCTCACCATGCTGTCCGAGAACCCGGACGTGGTTGTCCTGGATGTTCGGATGGCAGGAATGGATGGACATGAAACGCTGACCAGGATCAAGGCTGCCAAGGCCGACCTCGAGGTGATCATGCTGACCGGACACGGCGATTTGCCGAGTGCGCAGCAGGCCCTCAAGAGCGGTGCCTTCGACTATCTGGCCAAACCCTGCGACATCGATCTTCTCGCCGCCAAGATCGAGGACGCCGTGGCTCATGGCGGCAAGCACGTCTACAAGGAAAAGACCGCAGCCGAAGTGATGATTCCCATCGAGGATTACACGGTCATCGATGAGAACAGCACGATCAAGGATGCCATCCTTGCCCTGCAGGAAGCCAAGAAACGGCTGCTCGCCACGGACAGGCTCATCGACTCCGTGCATCGGTCGGTTCTGGTTCGCCGTCGCGACGGTTCGCTGGCCGGCATTCTCAGCCCCCGGAATCTGATCGGCGCGGTTCGCCCCGAGTACCTTTCCGCCCCCAAACCGTCCACGGCCGACAGTCTTCAGTACTCGGCCATGTTCTGGCAGGGGCTGTTCACCTCCCGCACCCGTGAAGTCGTTGCTCAGCCCGTGAGCAGCTTCATGTCCGACAACCCGCCTTCGGTCGATGCGAAAGCCAACCTCATGGACGTGGCCGACACGTTGGTCACCAACGGGGTCAGGCGGCTGATCGTCACCGAGAACGGCAAGGACGTCGGCGTGGTCAGGGAACAGGAACTCTTTTTCGAAATCTCGCGGATCGTTTCCGCAAGCTGAATCGAGCGGAAATAGAGGTGAATCATGGCTCAAGCAAAGAAGAAAGCAACCGGATACGACAAGTATGTGGACTGGAAGCTGTTCATCATACCCGTGGTGCTGTTCACCATAATGGTCCTTCTTCCCACGCCGGACGGCATGAGGAAGGTTGGCATGCAGTACCAGGTCGGCCCCAGCGCCGTGACCGGGCTGATTACCGAGCAGCTTTTCAACAAGGATTCCTCCCAGGCCGAGCAGTGGGAGATTCTCACGGCCCGGATGATGGAACGCAACATGCGCATGGGCGCGCTCTCCAAGGAGCGTTTTCTCAAGCGTAACGAAAAGTGGTGCACAAAGTACAAGATTCCTGTTGATCAGGCCAACTTCAAGCAGGCAAGGGATTTCATCCAGCAGACCGTCAGCGCCGAGCGCTACAAGGAAGTCATGCAGAATGCATTCGACTATCGCATGAAGACGCTGGATTACGATGATCTCACTGCCAGAGACAAGAAAAAGGCCGACAAGGGCGCCTGGCACATCAAGGTCGCCATTGCCATGGTCGTCTTCGTTGTCTTCTGCTTCATGACGGAATGCATCCCGCTGCCGGGCGTGGCATTCTGCATCGGTCTGATCCTCGTCTTCTTCGGCGTCGTCACGCGACAACAGGTGGCCATGCTCTACTGGTCCGACGCATGCTGGTTCATCATGGGTTCACTCATGTTCGCCACTGCATTCGTCAAGACCGGTGTGGACAAGCGCATGTGCCTGCTCATGTTCAAGAAGCTGGCCGTGCCCAACGTGCGGTGGATCACGCTGATCTTCTTCATCGTGATCGCTCCGTTGGCCGCGTTCATCTCCGACCACGCCCTCGCCGCCATGTTCCTGCCCATCGGCATGCTGCTCTACCAGAACAGCCTGACCGAGGAAATCCCCGAGGACAAGGAACTTGCCAAGATGCTGATGATCACCATTGCCATGGCGTGCAACATCGGTGGTCCCGGCGCCCCGTCCGGCGGCGCACGCAACGTCATCATGATGACCTACCTGACCGACATGTTCGGTTTCGACATCGGCTACTTTCAGTGGGTTACCTACTGCATGCCCTTTGTCATCGTCATGATCCCCATCACCTGGATCGCCGTGAACATGCTGTTCAAGCCCAGAATCAAGTCCCTCGCTCCGGCCATGAAGCATCTGGAAAGCGAAATCGACAAGATGGGCAAGTGGAACAGAAACCAGATCTGGGCAGTCATCATCTTCGTCGTCATGGTCTGGGGATGGTTCACTGAAAAGATCTTCTTCAACATGGGCATCTACCCCGTCCGTCTCGGCATCGGCGTGATTGCGGTTGCCGGTGCTGTCGCCTACCTGCTGGCCGGTGTGGTCAACTGGCGCGACTATCAGGAAAAGGTGGACTGGGGTGTTGTGTGGCTGTACGCGGGCGCGATCATCTTCGGTCGTACCCTGGACTCCACGGGTGCAGCATACTGGCTCGCCAGTTCGGTTGTCGATCTCCTGGCCCCGCTGGGCATGGACCACGGCATCCCGCTGATGCTCACCTCCAACGGTCTTACCGCTGTGCTGACCAACCTCATGGCTGACGGTCCGGCCGCTGCGGCAGTCGGTCCCATCACCCTGAACATGGCTGGCATCGTGCATCCCGGCACCACCTTCCTGCCCTTCATGGCCATGGCCACGGCAGTGGCATCTTCCTTCGCCTACTGCCTCATCATCGGCACCCCGCCCAACGCCATTGTCTACGCTTCCGGTTATCTGGAGCCCAAGGACTACCTGCGTGTTGGCGTGCCCATGTGGTTCGTGGCGAACATCATGATCGTGGTGCTCACCGCCGTATACTGGAACATCAGAGGATTCTCCGGACTCCCCGGATTCTGACGAGACACATCCTCACTCACCTCCCCGGCGGTCCGCAAGGGCCGCCGGGCCATCCAAGGAGACAGGACATGAATGGCACAAGCAATGAAACCAACACCAGATTTTTCGAACACAAGAAAGGCGTGACCTATTTTTCCAAGCGAACCGAGCGGATCATCTGCTTTCTGCTGACCCTGTGCATGCTGTGCTGGGGCGTGGTGGAATCGTTGATCCAGTAGAAACCCGACGGGACAGGAGGGTTCAACATGAGTGCGGCAACCGAAACTGTGAAAAATCTCAATATCAAGGAATATTTCGAGATTCTGATCAATTTGATGCGACATCCAGCGGTGTTCTTTGCGGATGTGGCCGGGGAGACAGGCACGCGCAGGGCGTGGATGTTCCTGTTCATTTCGGCCCTGTTCTATGCCTCGGTCAGCATGAGCTATTTTTTCGAGAGTTCCTTGCAGATGGGCGTGGTCATGATGGCCAACGGCCTGCTCATGCCGCTGCTGGCAACCCTGTTCACCTACATTCTGGTGGGCATGTTTCACACCGAGCGGATCGAGTTCGCCAGAATTTTCAACATCTATGCCTATGCCACGGGCGCGATGATGGTCGTGTCCTGGATTCCCGGGCTGGCCATTGTGCTGGAACCGGTGCGGGCTCTGCTGGTGGGCGTGGGGCTGGTCAAGGCGTGCGGCCTCGGCAAGCTCAAGGCCGCGTCCATGGTCGTTGCCACCGCCTTTCTGCTGCTCATGTTTTTCTGGACCCTGGCTCCGGTGGTCATGGAGCTTCGCGCCCTCTTGGCCTGACGGCCGCCCCGGGGACCGGGGCATCCGGCCCCCGTTTACATAATCGCTGTCGGCTCAGGCAGCACCATTCCTGTCCCCGGGCCGGGGCCCGCACGCCTCGGCCCATCGGGACGGAACCCGGAGGATCGCCATGCGCAGGATACAGCTTCTTCTTGTCGACGACGAGAGTGACTTCCTCATCGCCTATGCACGCAGACTGGCGCGCCGCAATGTCGAGGTCAGCACGGCTCCCAGAGCCAGGGATGCGATCGAGGCCATCAAGGCCGCGCATTTCGATGTGGTGGTCATGGACGTGATGATGCCGGGCATGAGCGGCATCGAAGCACTCAAGACCATCAAGAAGATCGCCCCGGGTCTGCCAGTGATTCTGCTGACGGGACACGCCAATTCCGAAGCCGCGCTTCAGGGCATGGCATACGGCGCATTCGACTACATGCTCAAGCCCGTGGGAACCGACGAACTCTACTTCAAGATTCAGGAAGCCGTGCGCGCGGGCGTTGCGGGCGTGGCCTGACCCGGAGGCGGACATGATGATCCTGGACTCACTTCGCCCGGGACGCAGAACCGCATGCAGGGGCGACGAGGAGCGCATCCGGCAGTGCCGTGCGCGCTGCGAGAATTTCCGGCTGCTGCTTTCGGCCAATGCCGAGGCGCTGGATGCCATGGCCGACATGAACGACAGCCTGATCGGGGAGCGCCCCTTCGGCATGACCCAGGTGCGCTCCCATTGCGTCAAGGCCGCATCCGGAGTCAGTCGCATGATCGATCGGCTCTGCCGAATGGCCCCGGGCCGTCATGATGCACTCAAGGATGTCTTCAACCGCATCGTTCTGGAAATAAACGAGATCGTCAAACCAGTGGAGGGCCCCATTCACGGTCCCTTGTGCGTGCCGCTGTCCCGTGCCCGCAGACAGATGGCCGGCGACATCGGCCCCAAGATGGCCATGCTGGGAGAGGCGAGGCATCTACTGGGCGTGACCGTTCCTCAGGGGTTCGTGATCACGGCTGCCGCATTTCGGCGTTTTCTGCTTCAGAGCGGACTGCGCGACGAGATCGACCGCATGATTCAGGTTGCCGAGGCCGAGGAACTGGACGCCCTGTTCGCTCTGGAGTCCCGCATCAGCCGCCTCATTGCCGAGGCCCCGTTTCCGGACGGGCTGGAAGAGGCGGTCGCCGAGGAACTGGAACGGATGAATTCGGATGGATCACTCCGACTGGCCGTTCGCAGCAGTGCGGTTGGCGAGGACTTGCCGGGCATCAGTTTTGCCGGACAGTACAGGACCGTGCTGAACGTGGTCCCCTCCGAAGTGCTGGAAGCCTATCGCGAGGTCGTGGCCAGCATGTATTCGGTTTCGGCCATGACCTATCGGCTCAACCGGGGCATCGGCGGCGAGGAACTTGCCATGTGCGTGGGGTGCATGCGCATGGTACCGGCTCGTGCCGGTGGGGTGGCCTATTCCGTGGATCCCATGGACGCAACAGGACGCACCTTGTCCGTAAGTGCTGTCCCCGGGCTGCCGGTCGGCGTCGTGGACGGCAATGCCAGCCCGGATGTCTGGTCGCTGGATCGTGATTCCCTTGAAATCGTGTCCGGTTCGGTGCCGGAAAAGACCTGGAAATACGGACAGGCCGAAGGCGGAGGATTGGAGCGGGTTCCCGTGAACGGACATGGCTCCGCTTCCGTGCTTGGCCCCGAGGAGCTTGATCGACTGGCGCGACTGGTGCTTCGGCTCGAATCCGAGTTCGACGGCCCGCAGGATGTGGAATGGGCCGTGGCCGAGGACGGCGGGCTGATTCTTCTACAATGCCGTCCATTGGACAGGGAAGAGGACGCCTTTGTCGCCCCTCGGGGGGATGCGCAGCATCTGCTCCTTTCCGGCGGCATCCCGGCCAGCCCGGGCGTGGGCGCAGGCAGACCGTACGTGGTGGACAAGGACGCGGACATGCTCGGATTTCCGGATTGCGCGGTACTTGTGGCACGCAATGCCCGCCCCAGATTGGCCGCCATATTGCCAAAGGCGGCGGCATTCGTGGCGGAAAACGGCAGTGCCACAGGGCATCTGGCCAATGTGGCACGTGAGTTTTCCATTCCCGCCGTTGTCGGACTCAAGGGCGCGGTGGACATGCTGGCCGGTGTGGAGACCGTCACCGTGTCGGGCACGCATGGCGAAATATATTCCGGACGGAGGAGCGAGATGTTTCCGGATTCCGTGTGTCGGCTATCCGTCATGGAAGGCACGCCGGTCATGGAGAAGCTTCAGAAGGTCGTCCCCCTGGTCACGCCGCTCAATCTGCTGCATGCGGATGGTCCCGAATTCGCGCCGGAACATTGCCGGACACTGCATGATCTGACCCGCTACTGTCACGAAATGGGCGTGCGCGAAATGTTTCGCGGCAACGGCGACATGCCGCTGGGCAGGCGACTCGTGGCCGAACGGACCATGCAATACTGGATTGTTGATCTGGGCGAGGGCATTTCCCGGGATGCGGACCCGGAATCCGACACCGTGGACCTTGAGCATATCTGTTCCGACCCCATGCTTGCCCTGTGGCGCGGCATGACCGCGATGCCCTGGCAGGGACCGCCTGCGCCGGATGCGCGCGGGCTGGTCGATCTGTTCGGGCAGGCTGCGGCCAATCCCGCACTCTCTCCGGAATTGGGGAGTTCCATGGCGGATCGCAACTATTTCATGATCGACCGGCACTACTGCAATCTGCAATCCCGGTACGGATTTCATTTCAGTACGGTCGAGGGCCATGCCGGTCCGGACTCCGGCGAAAATTACGTGTTCTTTCAATTCAAGGGCGGGGCCGCGGCACAGGACCGACGCGAGCTTCGGGCCGAACTGATTCGGCGGGTGCTGGAACCGCTCGGATTCGTGACCGAGGTCCGGGGCGACGCCCTGTATGCTCGCATGGAAAACGAGGAAGCTTCCGTGGTGCTGGATGCCATGGTCGTGCTGGGGCATCTGGCCGTGCACACCCGGCAACTGGACATGGCCATGACCGGACCCGAGGTCGTGGACGCGTATCTCAAGCGAATCGAAACGGAAATCGAAACCTTTCTTCACCCGACTGGAAAGCCTGACAGCATTCCTCACCCTCATCCCCAAGGCCCCGGACGTTCCGGGGCCGACGGGGAGCCGGAATCCGGGGAGGATTCGCAATGACCATCGCCACGTATCGCAAGCTTCGCTGGAAGCTCATCGTCATCACGCTCTGCTTTTCGCTCATTCCTCTGCTGGCTCTCGGATATTTTCTGCACTCCGAATTCAGCGAGAGCTATACCACCAAGGTCGAGGACCATCTGCGCCTCATCGTGGCCAACAAGCGCGATGCCGTGGATGTGTTTCTGGCCGAGCGCGTGGTTCAGCTCAGGAATCTGGCGGGCACGCATACCTATGCCGAAATGACCGATCAGAAATATCTGGACTCCCTGCTCGACACGCTGCTCGGCACGTCCCGCTCCATCATTGATCTCGGCATCATCGACAGTTCCGGCAAGCAGGTCGCCTATGCCGGCCCCTATGAACTCAAGGGCCTCAACTACAAGGAACAGCCGTGGTTTCATCAGGTGCTGCTCAAGGGGCTGTACATCAGCAACGTGTTCATGGGGTTTCGGCAGTATCCGCATTTCATCATCGCGGTGACGCGACGCGAGGCCGGGCGGACATGGATTCTTCGCGCCACCATTGATTCGCATGTGTTTTCCACGCTGGTCCGCAGTCTGCAACTCGGCGAGGGCGGGGACGCCTATCTGGTGAACCGCGAAATGCAGTTGCAGACACCCTCCCGATTCCGGGGCAATGAATTGACCCGGGTTGATCTTCCCCTGCGTGACGTGGGCGGGG
Above is a window of Pseudodesulfovibrio tunisiensis DNA encoding:
- a CDS encoding methyl-accepting chemotaxis protein, giving the protein MLQCRRQEKNFLLRRDEEYATRFQSALGNAKASLNYIAGAGDTNATARDREIIAKSLEAYGISFTRVVNIERKVGLTESDGLRAVFIGAARAMERKLKALDKEEALIALLQVRRHEKNYLIRGTQVYVDKTNKEYNRLVGLVDDMILPEGTKLDLKATLTAYYDAFRELVQAKTQATSFVQQFIENGRKLEPAVKALRDHFQAEEERIQNMVDYWIVGIEVAVAAILGIISLWVFFGVTKPLKVLTEYSHAVSTGDLDSSADGKFSKEFDMLRNDISTMVEQLKLKLEDVREQRIEAQQQAENARKAMEEAKRQEQEVRLLWERMQESAVLAEDFSGRVARSAEELAAMIEQVQQGAQVQTQRMRETSTAMEQMNAAVFQVAKNASDASTNAQDAKEKATRGAELVECAVKAIAVVNEHTDHMRDGMQNLERQVESIGEIMDVINEIADQTNLLALNAAIEAARAGEAGKGFAVVADEVRKLAEKTMQATQEVDRSIHSIREATGDNIRNMHDAVEAVEESTRLATESGQSQQEIVQLVQANTMQVTDIASAAEQQSASAEQINQAVDEVNTIAQESLTGMNSSFEAVSALTGLSEELMEMIQDMLRTDSDRKSEAATELPVGMQPETQLQA
- a CDS encoding HD domain-containing phosphohydrolase; protein product: MTFEKTLEGDESLPLEFKFRLAKADPNMSRSGIVAVLTDVTTRKRALEECSRLATIINTTDDAIISIDHDATIRTANKGAETIYGYSSAELLGHSVYVMVPDSRKEEMAAILAKCAAGESTSRFETYRKRRNGEIFPVSVTYSPIFQGDNVQAMSAISRDISERKRVEHELKDSHGRLNNLLEETVKALSTTLEQRDLYTAGHQLRVSMCAQAIAVRMGLDRNDIQAIRMAGLLHDIGKIRIPMAILNKPGRLSPSEMALVRDHPETGLDITKNIPFPWPVGQIIHQHHERLDGSGYPNGVMGEDLCIGARIIAVADVLEAMSSHRPYRPALGLELALDTVMGMRGTAFDRNVCDALKDLIATGTIMIRQGGLQVCP
- a CDS encoding response regulator, producing MEAMKIMLVDDEERLLQTTKKLFNKMGIEVITTTNGEEAVDLINKENIHVVFMDIKMPGIDGMETLRKIKKENPLVEVIILTGHATMESAVEGLKLGAMDYLIKPLSMKNFLEKAEDAFEKVKRQKQKILKACRTELPVAGRDTENTERR
- a CDS encoding CBS domain-containing protein; translated protein: MSTNIKVLMVDDEERFRTTTAKILARKGFETILAESGEQALTMLSENPDVVVLDVRMAGMDGHETLTRIKAAKADLEVIMLTGHGDLPSAQQALKSGAFDYLAKPCDIDLLAAKIEDAVAHGGKHVYKEKTAAEVMIPIEDYTVIDENSTIKDAILALQEAKKRLLATDRLIDSVHRSVLVRRRDGSLAGILSPRNLIGAVRPEYLSAPKPSTADSLQYSAMFWQGLFTSRTREVVAQPVSSFMSDNPPSVDAKANLMDVADTLVTNGVRRLIVTENGKDVGVVREQELFFEISRIVSAS
- a CDS encoding SLC13 family permease; the encoded protein is MAQAKKKATGYDKYVDWKLFIIPVVLFTIMVLLPTPDGMRKVGMQYQVGPSAVTGLITEQLFNKDSSQAEQWEILTARMMERNMRMGALSKERFLKRNEKWCTKYKIPVDQANFKQARDFIQQTVSAERYKEVMQNAFDYRMKTLDYDDLTARDKKKADKGAWHIKVAIAMVVFVVFCFMTECIPLPGVAFCIGLILVFFGVVTRQQVAMLYWSDACWFIMGSLMFATAFVKTGVDKRMCLLMFKKLAVPNVRWITLIFFIVIAPLAAFISDHALAAMFLPIGMLLYQNSLTEEIPEDKELAKMLMITIAMACNIGGPGAPSGGARNVIMMTYLTDMFGFDIGYFQWVTYCMPFVIVMIPITWIAVNMLFKPRIKSLAPAMKHLESEIDKMGKWNRNQIWAVIIFVVMVWGWFTEKIFFNMGIYPVRLGIGVIAVAGAVAYLLAGVVNWRDYQEKVDWGVVWLYAGAIIFGRTLDSTGAAYWLASSVVDLLAPLGMDHGIPLMLTSNGLTAVLTNLMADGPAAAAVGPITLNMAGIVHPGTTFLPFMAMATAVASSFAYCLIIGTPPNAIVYASGYLEPKDYLRVGVPMWFVANIMIVVLTAVYWNIRGFSGLPGF
- a CDS encoding YIP1 family protein, producing MSAATETVKNLNIKEYFEILINLMRHPAVFFADVAGETGTRRAWMFLFISALFYASVSMSYFFESSLQMGVVMMANGLLMPLLATLFTYILVGMFHTERIEFARIFNIYAYATGAMMVVSWIPGLAIVLEPVRALLVGVGLVKACGLGKLKAASMVVATAFLLLMFFWTLAPVVMELRALLA
- a CDS encoding response regulator, coding for MRRIQLLLVDDESDFLIAYARRLARRNVEVSTAPRARDAIEAIKAAHFDVVVMDVMMPGMSGIEALKTIKKIAPGLPVILLTGHANSEAALQGMAYGAFDYMLKPVGTDELYFKIQEAVRAGVAGVA
- a CDS encoding PEP/pyruvate-binding domain-containing protein, whose product is MMILDSLRPGRRTACRGDEERIRQCRARCENFRLLLSANAEALDAMADMNDSLIGERPFGMTQVRSHCVKAASGVSRMIDRLCRMAPGRHDALKDVFNRIVLEINEIVKPVEGPIHGPLCVPLSRARRQMAGDIGPKMAMLGEARHLLGVTVPQGFVITAAAFRRFLLQSGLRDEIDRMIQVAEAEELDALFALESRISRLIAEAPFPDGLEEAVAEELERMNSDGSLRLAVRSSAVGEDLPGISFAGQYRTVLNVVPSEVLEAYREVVASMYSVSAMTYRLNRGIGGEELAMCVGCMRMVPARAGGVAYSVDPMDATGRTLSVSAVPGLPVGVVDGNASPDVWSLDRDSLEIVSGSVPEKTWKYGQAEGGGLERVPVNGHGSASVLGPEELDRLARLVLRLESEFDGPQDVEWAVAEDGGLILLQCRPLDREEDAFVAPRGDAQHLLLSGGIPASPGVGAGRPYVVDKDADMLGFPDCAVLVARNARPRLAAILPKAAAFVAENGSATGHLANVAREFSIPAVVGLKGAVDMLAGVETVTVSGTHGEIYSGRRSEMFPDSVCRLSVMEGTPVMEKLQKVVPLVTPLNLLHADGPEFAPEHCRTLHDLTRYCHEMGVREMFRGNGDMPLGRRLVAERTMQYWIVDLGEGISRDADPESDTVDLEHICSDPMLALWRGMTAMPWQGPPAPDARGLVDLFGQAAANPALSPELGSSMADRNYFMIDRHYCNLQSRYGFHFSTVEGHAGPDSGENYVFFQFKGGAAAQDRRELRAELIRRVLEPLGFVTEVRGDALYARMENEEASVVLDAMVVLGHLAVHTRQLDMAMTGPEVVDAYLKRIETEIETFLHPTGKPDSIPHPHPQGPGRSGADGEPESGEDSQ